One genomic segment of Mangifera indica cultivar Alphonso chromosome 6, CATAS_Mindica_2.1, whole genome shotgun sequence includes these proteins:
- the LOC123218323 gene encoding putative disease resistance protein At3g14460, producing the protein MAFLIDPLVSQLFERLFHVLGSDEVRGFARQLVGGVDSDLDELKTKLGMIKDLLDSAKDIQLRDGPLKEWLVNLQHWAYDAEDVLDEFAYEALRRRLKVEQQASSRRLLRFLPTNFPGPLIGPKIKEINNRLEQLRQQRLLMKDLPVVTSSDVTLQRPEETSSVPPEKFVHGRDEDKAKLLAMVKSDLPCGNNFRVIAIVGMGGIGKTTIARDVYNHKEPEGFKFEEKAWVCVSTNFDILTISKSLLGSLKGPTFSIPSDLNGVQVELQKAVSGKKFLIVLDDVWEVKKYNYWEKLTSPFKAGAPGSTMIVTTRHENVAITIRCSDSTYHLPLLSNEACKSLFQEHALATGRTAYTGQITETIYEKVAERCSGLPLSAMTLGGLLFFESTDTWEKLLDSKIWNSYENDVLPVLKLSYLYLPPHLKRCFAYCAIFPEDYGFKEEELVLLWMAEGIVQPTDGQLDKTGQYFRDLCSRSLFQKSSNYDSTYVMHDLVHNLAESVSKEFNLSSEQALIKLPECIERIRHFSYIPCERDGEERFRGLEKLKSLRTFLPIFMRSSNYGQQYISAKVIFDLLPQLKKLRVLSFKQYNITHLPDSIGDLMHLRYLNFSYTKIKCLPESTCSLLNLQTLLLKRCSYLMKLPSNIRYLTNLYHLDISGRNSLEEMPSKIKKLKNLQMLSNFIVGKESSSNLEDLESLEFLKGELCISKLENAKQTCGFILNNKRDLKVLSLEWGSQFDVPRNEGEEKDVLEMLKPHSHLEELTIRSYGGLKFSSWLSTSSSLSKLMVLSLENCENCTSLPSQSLLSSLKVLKIINMPKLERIDMQSPFNSLEILCFQDLQKCRYWDTKGKNEKVERFPKLRELSIIKCPELTIDLHDDFPSLENLVIEKCAKLMVSFSSFPKLASFRINECKEVVPTSSCTDEIMSFKSESLQNIADLEDENWLSQNFNCVEKLIKSSHSLTYVTSLSIKSCTVSFLNAIFLPNLSDLEITNCEALKSLPKRLKQNNIKRLAIWLCDSLLFIARNTLPWSLKQLEISRCKKLQHLEGINFTLLESLEIDSCESLTHLSSQGLLSNTLKSLVVRDCINLTTLSSRSRCVYEKLEDLHIWNCPRLKSIEEAFHSTSCLKSMYLYDLQNLDLFGIQNLTSLERLVIRSSSMSLPIEVIPTSLTSFDIFGDVEMGKTLIRWGLHKLTSLKELRISGFEDPELILSEDQRMPLSLECLIISNLAPFKSISNLGTLTSLKSLRIHNSNLNSIPDLLSLVSLEYFGIDNCPKIKSIPGFGSQNTLERLYVVKCPELKSIACLRNHTSLQALGIFDCSKLKSLTSLPPSLLELDIYNCPLIKKQWRRGKGKYCSKIAHIPRVSIDGELLFNSKE; encoded by the coding sequence ATGGCTTTTTTGATTGACCCCCTTGTCTCTCAACTCTTCGAGAGGTTGTTTCATGTATTGGGGTCTGATGAGGTGCGGGGATTTGCCAGGCAACTTGTTGGAGGGGTAGATTCAGACCTTGATGAGCTCAAAACAAAGTTGGGAATGATTAAAGATCTGCTTGACAGTGCAAAAGACATACAACTGAGGGATGGGCCCTTAAAAGAGTGGCTTGTCAATCTTCAACACTGGGCTTATGATGCTGAAGACGTGCTGGATGAGTTTGCCTATGAAGCTTTGCGACGCAGACTCAAGGTAGAACAACAGGCAAGCTCTCGCAGGCTATTGAGGTTCCTCCCTACTAATTTTCCTGGCCCCTTAATTGGCCCCAAGATCAAAGAGATCAATAATCGGTTGGAACAACTCCGCCAGCAAAGATTATTGATGAAAGACCTTCCTGTGGTAACATCAAGTGATGTCACACTGCAAAGACCAGAGGAAACTTCAAGCGTGCCACCTGAAaaatttgttcatggcagagatgaagataaagcCAAACTACTTGCGATGGTGAAAAGCGATCTACCTTGTGGTAACAACTTTCGAGTGATAGCCATAGTCGGCATGGGAGGGATTGGCAAGACTACAATTGCTCGAGACGTGTACAATCACAAGGAACCGGAAGGCTTCAAGTTTGAGGAAAAGGCTTGGGTCTGTGTTTCAACCAATTTCGATATTTTAACTATCTCAAAGAGTCTCCTTGGGTCATTAAAAGGGCCCACGTTCTCCATTCCAAGTGATTTAAATGGAGTGCAAGTTGAACTGCAAAAGGCAGTGAGTGGGAAAAAATTCTTGATAGTATTAGACGATGTTTGGGAGGTGAAGAAATACAACTACTGGGAAAAGCTAACGTCTCCTTTCAAAGCTGGCGCACCCGGAAGCACGATGATCGTCACAACACGCCATGAAAATGTTGCAATAACAATAAGATGCTCGGATAGTACTTATCATTTACCGCTTTTATCCAATGAAGCTTGTAAATCCTTGTTTCAGGAGCATGCACTTGCGACTGGTAGGACTGCTTATACAGGTCAAATTACAGAGACAATTTATGAAAAGGTCGCTGAAAGGTGTAGTGGCCTGCCTCTGTCAGCAATGACCCTCGGTGGTCTCCTATTCTTCGAGTCGACTGATACTTGGGAAAAATTACTGGACAGCAAAATATGGAATTCATATGAAAATGATGTTCTTCCTGTATTAAAGTTAAGTTATCTTTATCTCCCTCCTCATTTAAAAAGATGTTTCGCTTATTGTGCGATTTTTCCGGAAGACTATGGGTTTAAGGAGGAGGAACTTGTACTTTTGTGGATGGCAGAAGGTATCGTTCAACCAACTGATGGGCAACTGGATAAGACAGGTCAGTATTTTCGTGATTTATGTTCAAGGTCactttttcaaaaatcaagTAATTATGATTCTACATATGTAATGCATGACCTTGTTCATAATCTAGCTGAATCTGTTTCTAaagaattcaatttaagttcCGAGCAAGCCCTTATCAAGCTACCGGAATGTATTGAAAGGATTCGCCATTTTTCTTATATTCCTTGTGAAAGAGATGGAGAAGAGAGATTTAGAGGTTTGGAGAAACTTAAGAGTCTAAGAACATTCTTGCCAATATTCATGAGGTCTTCCAATTACGGTCAACAATATATAAGTGCTAAGGTTATTTTTGATTTGTTGCCACAATTAAAGAAGTTGAGAGTACTGTCTTTTAAACAGTACAACATCACTCATTTACCTGATTCAATTGGAGATTTGATGCATCTAAGGTATCTAAACTTTTCTTACACAAAGATTAAATGTTTGCCTGAATCAACATGTTCTTTATTGAACTTGCAAACTTTGCTTTTAAAAAGATGTTCTTATCTCATGAAGTTACCTTCTAACATAAGATATTTAACCAATCTATATCATCTTGATATAAGTGGTCGGAATTCATTGGAAGAAATGCCatccaaaataaagaaattgaaaaatctCCAAatgttatctaattttatagttGGCAAAGAATCGAGTTCCAATTTAGAAGATTTGGAGAGCTTAGAATTTCTTAAGGGTGAGCTTtgcatttcaaaattagaaaatgcaAAGCAAACATGTGGGtttatattaaacaacaaaagaGATTTAAAAGTGTTGTCATTAGAGTGGGGGTCTCAATTTGATGTCCCACGAAATgagggagaagaaaaagatgttcTTGAGATGTTGAAACCTCATAGCCATCTAGAAGAACTAACAATTAGATCCTATGgtggtttaaaattttcatcttggTTAAGCACTTCATCATCACTCTCTAAATTGATGGTCCTTAGCTtagaaaattgtgaaaattgcACAAGCTTGCCTTCTCAAAGCCTATTGAGCTCACTTAaagtgttaaaaattataaacatgcCAAAACTTGAAAGAATAGACATGCAAAGTCCTTTCAATTCATTGGAGATTCTTTGTTTTCAGGATTTACAAAAATGTCGATATTGGGACACAAAAGGGAAAAATGAGAAGGTTGAGAGATTTCCTAAACTTCGTGAGCtttcaattattaaatgtcctgaACTTACTATAGATTTGCATGATGATTTTCCTTCACTAGAAAACCTTGTGATTGAGAAGTGTGCAAAGTTGATGGTTTCATTCTCAAGTTTTCCAAAGCTCGCTAGTTTCAGAATCAATGAGTGTAAGGAAGTGGTGCCTACTAGTAGTTGTACTGATGAGATCATGTCCTTCAAGTCTGAATCTCTTCAAAATATTGCAGATTTAGAGGATGAAAATTGGTTGAGTCAAAATTTCAATTGTGTAGAGAAGTTGATAAAATCGAGTCATAGCCTCACCTATGTTACAAGCTTAAGTATAAAAAGTTGTACTGTCTCATTTCTAAACGCCATCTTTCTTCCTAATTTGAGTGATCTTGAGATTACCAATTGCGAGGCTCTAAAATCTTTACCAAAAAGATTGAAGCAAAACAACATCAAAAGGTTGGCAATTTGGCTATGTGATTCTTTATTATTCATTGCTAGAAACACTCTGCCTTGGTCACTAAAACAACTGGAGATATCAAGGTGTAAGAAATTACAACATTTGGAAGGTATCAATTTTACTCTTCTTGAGTCTTTAGAGATTGACAGTTGCGAATCTCTCACGCATTTATCATCACAAGGATTGTTGTCTAACACACTCAAAAGCCTAGTCGTTAGAGACTGTATAAATCTGACAACATTATCTTCAAGAAGTAGGTGCGTATATGAAAAACTTGAAGACCTCCATATTTGGAATTGTCCAAGACTGAAGTCAATAGAAGAGGCATTTCACAGTACATCGTGTCTTAAAAGTATGTATTTATATGATCTTCAAAATCTTGATTTGTTCGGCATACAAAATCTTACTAGTCTTGAAAGGTTAGTGATAAGAAGTAGTTCGATGTCTTTGCCGATTGAAGTTATTCCAACTAGTCTAACCTCTTTCGATATCTTTGGAGATGTCGAAATGGGTAAGACGCTAATTAGATGGGGATTGCACAAACTCACCTCTCTTAAAGAACTTAGGATAAGTGGATTTGAAGATCCGGAGTTGATTCTATCAGAGGACCAGCGAATGCCCCTTTCTCTCGAATGTTTGATCATCTCTAATTTGGCACCGTTCAAATCTATTTCAAACTTGGGCACACTCACCTCTCTTAAGAGTTTGagaattcataattcaaatctCAACTCAATTCCAGACCTACTAAGCCTTGTATCACTTGAATACTTCGGTATTGACAATTGCCCAAAGATCAAATCAATTCCAGGTTTTGGAAGCCAAAACACCCTTGAAAGATTGTATGTTGTTAAATGCCCAGAGCTCAAATCAATTGCATGCCTGAGAAATCATACTTCTCTTCAAGCTTTGGGGATTTTCGATTGCTCAAAGCTCAAATCCCTCACAAGCCTGCCACCCTCACTTCTGGAATTAGATATTTACAACTGTCCATTGATAAAAAAACAATGGAGGAGAGGTAAAGGGAAGTATTGCTCAAAGATTGCTCACATCCCTAGAGTTAGCATCGACGGAGAACTTCTCTTCAATTCAAAGGAGTAA